The Apium graveolens cultivar Ventura chromosome 11, ASM990537v1, whole genome shotgun sequence genome has a window encoding:
- the LOC141698427 gene encoding aluminum-activated malate transporter 10-like: protein MSNTKEASGMSSSVEWRIQVGEGSKEILVPESKNSVLRLFAALKGLIMKFMLKVCNFFKKAWKIGVDDPRKFAHCLRVGVALCVVSLFYYMRPLYEGVGGNAIWAVMTVVVVFEYTVGATLYKSLNRICATCLAGFLAIGVHWVASQSGTKFEPLILGASVFLLASAATFSKFIPVVKARFDYGVTIFILTFSLVSVSGYRVEKLLEMANQRLATIIIGTALCMVTAMVVYPIWAGEELHFLIIRNMDKVSDSLDSCVADYFKEDKANPNSDEACSKNLEAYKSALNSKGSEDAMANFARWEPAHGLFTFNHPWKYYLKVGAALRNCAYCIEALNSCLYSDTKSPDFVKIHLADACSTVSSNSSEIIKELAQTIKTMTRSSQIDMSVIKLNDSVQLLHENLKSLSTLLIQEKVPESNTNENERKESVLTVSLMDVIPLVSFASLLIEIAGRVEGLVEAVEDLAKLANFKPAADEKPGLKSID from the exons ATGAGTAATACAAAGGAAGCTTCTGGAATGTCATCCTCGGTTGAATGGAGAATACAGGTTGGAGAAGGCTCAAAGGAGATTTTGGTACCTGAATCAAAGAATAGTGTTCTGAGATTATTCGCAGCTTTAAAAGGACtgattatgaaatttatgttaaAAGTCTGTAATTTCTTTAAGAAGGCGTGGAAAATAGGTGTAGATGACCCCAGAAAATTTGCTCATTGTCTAAGAGTGGGGGTAGCTCTCTGCGTTGTCTCGCTCTTTTACTATATGAGACCTTTATATGAGGGTGTTGGTGGCAATGCCATTTGGGCCGTAATGACAGTTGTTGTAGTCTTTGAGTACACTGTTG GTGCCACACTTTATAAAAGCTTGAACAGAATCTGTGCAACTTGTCTTGCTGGATTTCTGGCAATTGGGGTCCATTGGGTCGCCAGTCAATCAGGAACAAAATTTGAGCCTCTAATCTTAGGAGCTTCTGTTTTCTTGCTAG CTTCTGCAGCAACCTTTTCTAAATTCATTCCAGTAGTGAAGGCACGATTTGATTACGGTGTTACTATTTTCATCCTCACTTTCAGTTTAGTATCTGTATCGGGCTATCGAGTGGAGAAATTATTAGAGATGGCTAATCAGAGATTAGCAACTATCATCATAGGAACTGCCCTGTGCATGGTCACAGCCATGGTTGTATATCCCATATGGGCTGGAGAGGAGCTTCATTTTCTGATAATCCGTAACATGGATAAAGTATCAGATTCTTTAGATA GTTGTGTTGCAGATTATTTCAAGGAGGATAAGGCGAACCCCAACAGTGATGAAGCATGCTCTAAGAACCTTGAAGCTTACAAAAGTGCTCTAAACTCAAAAGGTTCAGAAGATGCAATG GCCAATTTTGCCAGATGGGAGCCTGCTCATGGCCTCTTCACTTTCAACCATCCCTGGAAATATTACCTTAAAGTTGGTGCAGCACTTCGCAACTGTGCATACTGCATAGAAGCATTAAATAGTTGCCTATATTCAGATACCAAGTCCCCGGACTTTGTTAAGATTCACCTCGCTGATGCATGCTCTACTGTTAGCTCTAattctagtgaaatcatcaaagAGCTAGCACAAACTATTAAAACCATGACAAGATCATCTCAAATTGACATGTCGGTCATAAAACTAAATGACTCTGTCCAACTGCTGCATGAAAACTTGAAGTCCCTCTCAACTTTGCTGATACAAGAGAAGGTTCCAGAAAGTAATACTAATGAAAATGAGCGTAAAGAATCAGTTTTGACAGTTTCTCTCATGGATGTAATCCCTTTAGTGAGTTTTGCGTCGTTGCTAATAGAAATTGCTGGGAGGGTTGAAGGCCTTGTGGAAGCAGTTGAAGATTTAGCCAAACTGGCAAATTTCAAGCCTGCAGCGGACGAAAAACCAGGGCTCAAGTCAATTGATTAG
- the LOC141696429 gene encoding uncharacterized protein LOC141696429, with product MCHLETIRQYDNEALSTYMRRFQEAINKVSNLDEREALSIFRWNLDPEHNKRYIVELINKEPQSLAAAYSMTARLGPRTESKSDPGPPRQAREPRQEPEWTPLNRTREKILKEVKGKPFYYPPKPMQTPPESGPYNRQCDYHETHGHKTENCLSLKYFIEDQVKKGNLNQYISRETNQREERQRKGKNVVNVVLGGSHSPPRSPGSGDEVFSVQSYPEMMISFSSKVYEGVNPNHNETLVVTLDIFDNEVRRMLIDNGSSINILFKHTVDRMKLGSVCSNECQEYPLYGFRNNLVSIQGTLYLPVIFGSAPNQVTHVIKFYVINTPSSYNGIIERSALTRIQAITSISHLKIKFPTPTGVGEIKGDYEVAERCYS from the exons atgtgtcacctggagacaatccgccAGTATGATAATGAAGCACTCTCAACTTATATGCGGAGATTCCAGGAAGCCATTAACAAAGTTTCGAATCTTGATGaaagggaggctctaagcatatttcgaTGGAACCTGGATCCAGAACACAATAAGAGGTACATTGTAgagttgataaacaaagagccaCAAAGCCTGGCTGCTGCCTACTCAATGACGGCCCG attgggTCCTAGAACAGAATCCAAAAGCGATCCCGGTCCACCTAGGCAAGCAAGAGAGCCTAGGCAAGAGCCAGAATGGACACCACTAAATAGGACCCGGGAAAAAATACTGAAGGAGGtcaagggaaagccattctaTTATCCTCCAAAGCCAATGCAGACTCCCCCGGAAAGTGGGCCTTACAACAGGcagtgcgactatcatgaaacTCATGGACACAAAACTGAAAACTGTCTCTCTCTCaaatacttcattgaagatcaAGTTAAGAAAGGCAACCTGAATCAGTACATCTCCCGGGAGACAAATCAGAGagaagaaaggcaaaggaaaggtaAGAATGTAGTAAATGTGGTCCTAGGAGGGTCGCACTCTCCCCCTAGGAGCCCGGGCTCAGGAGATGAAGTATTCTCCGTCCAATCCTACCCAGAGATGATGATCTCATTCAGCAGCAAGGTTTATGAAGGGGTTAATCCGAATCACAACGAAACCTTGGTGGTAACACTTGATATTTTTGACAACGAAGTAAGAAGGATGCTGATAGATAATGGATCTTCAATAAATATACTTTTCAAGCATACTGTGGACAGGATGAAGCTTGGGAGTGTATGCTCCAATGAATGCCAAGAGTACCCTCTGTATGGGTTCAGGAACAACTTGGTCTCGATCCAGGGAACCTTATACTTGCCAGTCATATTTGGATCGGCCCCAAACCAAGTTACCCATGTGATAAAGTTCTACGTGATCAATACTCCCTCTTCTTACAACGGCATAATCGAGCGCTCAGCCCTGACCAGGATCCAAGCAATTACCTCCATATCACACTTGAAAATCAAATTCCCAACGCCAACCGGGGTAGGAGAAATCAAGGGAGACTATGaggtagctgaaagatgttatagcTAG
- the LOC141697342 gene encoding plant UBX domain-containing protein 10, translated as MVDVADKVAYFQAITGVDDTDLVTEILSAHNWDLELAISSFTDTNQRSRSNHVTPVEHNQRSGLIVNEQTQQPPGIVWKLVTLPFSIISGSFGLIYGAVGLGFSVLSYGFGLLGISGGRGSGENVPVSAAVSEAAAFVAVFEREYGVIRPGFVVEGFMDALQRSRREFKLLFVYLHSPEHLDTPGFCGGTLCDETVAGFVNENFVAWGGSIRMSEGFKMSNSLKASRFPFCAVVMAATNNRVALLQQIEGPKSPEEMLTVLQRVLEESSPVLVSARLEAEERRSNIRLREEQDAAYQAALEADQARERQRKEEQERLAREVAEAERKLKEEEEAHERAAHEAAEKKAALARLREEKALALGAEPEKGPDVTQILVRFPSGERKGRRFLRTTKLQSLYDYVDSLGCLDEGYTLFSNFPRVVYGQDKLSLSLEEAGLHPQASLFVEVNA; from the exons ATGGTAGACGTCGCCGATAAAGTCGCGTATTTCCAGGCCATCACCGGCGTCGACGACACCGATTTAGTCACCGAGATTCTCTCCGCTCACAACTGGGATCTCGAACTCGCCATCTCCTCCTTCACCGATACCAATCAACGGTCCCGATCAAATCATGTAACTCCTGTTGAACACAATCAACGGTCAGGATTGATTGTGAACGAACAAACTCAACAACCTCCCGGAATTGTGTGGAAGTTAGTTACGCTTCCGTTTTCGATAATTTCGGGTAGTTTCGGGCTTATTTACGGAGCTGTAGGGTTAGGTTTTAGTGTTTTATCGTACGGATTTGGATTGTTGGGGATTAGTGGAGGGAGAGGGAGTGGGGAGAATGTTCCGGTTTCCGCTGCGGTTTCCGAGGCTGCGGCGTTTGTGGCGGTTTTCGAGAGGGAGTATGGGGTTATCAGGCCGGGGTTTGTGGTGGAAGGGTTTATGGACGCGTTGCAACGGTCGAGGAGGGAGTTTAAGTTGTTGTTTGTGTACTTGCATTCGCCGGAGCATTTGGATACGCCGGGGTTTTGTGGAGGGACTTTGTGTGACGAGACGGTTGCGGGGTTTGTTAATGAGAATTTTGTTGCGTGGGGTGGGAGTATTAGGATGAGTGAGGGGTTTAAGATGAGTAATAGTTTGAAGGCGTCGAGGTTTCCGTTTTGCGCGGTTGTTATGGCTGCTACGAATAATCGAGTTGCGTTGCTTCAGCAG ATTGAAGGGCCAAAGTCTCCTGAAGAAATGCTGACCGTGTTGCAGAGAGTGCTTGAAGAAAGCTCACCCGTTCTTGTTtcagcaaggcttgaagcagaaGAACGAAGAAGCAACATTCGCTTGAGGGAGGAGCAGGATGCTGCTTATCAAGCTGCACTAGAAGCTGATCAA GCCAGGGAACGCCAGAGGAAGGAAGAGCAGGAAAGGCTGGCAAGGGAAGTTGCTGAAGCTGAGAGGAAATTGAAGGAGGAAGAGGAGGCTCATGAAAGAGCAGCTCATGAAGCTGCTGAGAAAAAAGCAGCATTAGCTAGATTAAGAGAAGAGAAAGCCTTGGCACTAGGTGCCGAACCTGAAAAAGGACCGGATGTTACTCAG ATTTTGGTTCGCTTTCCAAGTGGGGAACGCAAAGGAAGAAGATTTCTTCGTACCACAAAGCTACAGTCTCTATATGATTATGTTGATTCATTGGGTTGCTTAGATGAGGGTTACACCCTTTTTTCCAATTTTCCCCGTGTTGTATATGGCCAAGATAAGCTGTCTTTGTCCCTAGAAGAAGCAGGATTACATCCTCAGGCCAGCCTTTTTGTGGAAGTCAACGCATAA